In Helianthus annuus cultivar XRQ/B chromosome 9, HanXRQr2.0-SUNRISE, whole genome shotgun sequence, the following are encoded in one genomic region:
- the LOC110879564 gene encoding aldehyde oxidase GLOX1, with product MHMQLLPNDRVVMYDRTDFGTSNISLPEGKCRPNSTDCSAHSVEYDVALNSVRPLMVLTNVWCSSGTLMRDGSLVQTGGFDDGYRVVRTYKSCDTCDWQEKPNGLSKSRWYASNHLLPDGRQIIIGGRKAFNYEFYPKMSTSESTPSLPFLVETNDPQAENNLYPFVFLFPDGNLFIFANNRAILFDYSKNLVLKTYPTMPGGQPRSYPSTGSAVLLPLRIKGETVNEVEVLVCGGAPKGAFANANKGIFDGALDTCGRIKISDPNPQWFMETMPLARVMGDMLLLPNGHVLIINGASAGVAGWELGRNPVLSPVAYRPDNQVGSRFEVQNPSTIPRVYHSTTVLLRDGRVLVGGSNPHDKYEFSNVLYPTELSLETFSPSYLDSNSSGLRPKIILPVTNSRIRYGKQLVVVFTVSGVVDLSSVSVTMVAPSFNTHSFSMNQRLLVLDGGAASKIIGRSRYQVVVRAPPSGNIAPAGNYLMFVVHKEIPSPGIWVQMQ from the coding sequence ATGCACATGCAACTACTTCCCAACGATCGTGTGGTCATGTATGACCGCACTGACTTTGGAACATCAAATATCTCTCTTCCAGAAGGCAAATGCCGTCCCAACTCAACTGACTGCTCCGCGCATTCTGTCGAGTACGATGTTGCATTGAATTCCGTCCGCCCACTCATGGTGCTCACAAACGTGTGGTGTTCCTCAGGAACTTTAATGCGAGATGGAAGCTTAGTCCAAACCGGTGGTTTTGATGATGGTTATCGTGTTGTCCGAACTTACAAATCATGTGATACATGCGATTGGCAAGAGAAGCCAAATGGCTTGAGTAAATCAAGATGGTACGCAAGCAATCATTTATTGCCTGATGGAAGGCAAATCATCATTGGTGGCCGTAAAGCGTTTAACTATGAGTTCTATCCGAAAATGTCTACAAGTGAGAGCACTCCTAGTTTGCCTTTTTTGGTTGAAACAAATGATCCTCAAGCTGAGAATAACTTATATCCATTTGTATTTCTCTTTCCTGATGGCAATCTCTTCATTTTTGCCAACAATCGTGCTATTTTGTTTGACTACTCAAAGAACCTTGTTCTGAAGACATACCCAACAATGCCCGGTGGTCAACCACGGAGTTACCCAAGCACGGGATCCGCGGTACTACTCCCTTTACGGATAAAAGGTGAAACCGTAAATGAGGTTGAAGTGTTGGTTTGTGGAGGTGCACCAAAAGGAGCATTTGCTAATGCGAATAAGGGGATATTTGATGGGGCATTGGACACTTGCGGGCGGATCAAAATATCTGACCCTAACCCCCAATGGTTCATGGAGACCATGCCTCTGGCTCGCGTCATGGGTGACATGTTGTTGCTACCCAATGGCCATGTTTTGATCATCAATGGAGCATCAGCAGGGGTTGCCGGGTGGGAACTTGGGAGGAACCCAGTTCTAAGCCCAGTAGCATACCGACCTGATAACCAAGTAGGCTCTCGATTTGAGGTGCAAAATCCAAGCACCATTCCTAGAGTTTACCATTCCACAACAGTTCTTTTACGAGACGGACGTGTTCTTGTTGGTGGAAGTAATCCTCATGATAAATATGAATTTTCAAACGTCCTTTACCCAACTGAACTTAGCTTGGAGACGTTCTCTCCTTCTTACTTGGATTCAAACTCTTCTGGATTACGCCCGAAAATAATCTTGCCTGTAACAAACAGTAGAATCCGATATGGCAAACAATTGGTTGTTGTGTTTACTGTTTCGGGCGTTGTGGATCTAAGCTCCGTCTCTGTAACAATGGTGGCACCTTCATTCAACACACATTCCTTTTCAATGAACCAAAGGTTGCTGGTACTCGATGGTGGAGCTGCTTCCAAGATTATTGGGAGGTCAAGATACCAGGTTGTTGTAAGGGCTCCACCCTCTGGTAACATTGCTCCGGCAGGGAACTATCTTATGTTTGTGGTTCACAAAGAGATCCCGAGTCCTGGCATTTGGGTTCAAATGCAATGA